A region of Granulicella aggregans DNA encodes the following proteins:
- the larC gene encoding nickel pincer cofactor biosynthesis protein LarC — MTTMKMAYLDCFAGLSGDMFLGALIGAGVERKTLDEAVALLRLGASLKIGTVDRSGISSVKVDVFEGDHLAEAVPSSAERFQDQAANQPVYSRHPETQHQHKTGVPHTHEHEHSHPHVHGHGRSLTAIRELIQASTLSAPVIRTAVRAFELLGNSEARIHNVPVEEIHFHEVGAVDAIVDIVAASAGIHALGADGWMASPVNVGGGMVDCAHGRFPVPAPATADLLRGVPTYSANVQMELVTPTGAALLRVLMEEKGLTFGSQPAMTVHKIGYGAGSRDPRGFPNVLRLSIGETAATSHPDHGKHHEAETVTVLETALDDLSPQVLAHVAEMALQRGALDVMLTPVIMKKGRPGTLLTVLCNPGESAVLERLLLTETSTLGIRVREDKRSCLDRTFTTVETAYGPVKVKVGSLQGEALNANPEFEDCRAAAAAHAVPVKQVQQAAIAAYVQGRNG, encoded by the coding sequence ATGACGACGATGAAGATGGCTTATCTGGATTGCTTTGCTGGACTCTCCGGCGATATGTTTCTTGGCGCGCTGATCGGTGCCGGAGTGGAACGCAAAACGCTGGATGAGGCAGTCGCGTTGCTCCGGTTGGGAGCGTCGCTGAAGATCGGCACGGTCGACCGAAGCGGGATCTCAAGCGTGAAGGTGGATGTCTTCGAAGGAGATCATCTGGCTGAGGCTGTGCCCTCGTCCGCCGAGAGATTTCAGGATCAGGCTGCGAACCAGCCGGTGTACTCGAGGCATCCTGAGACACAGCATCAACACAAGACTGGCGTTCCTCATACTCACGAACATGAGCATTCCCATCCGCATGTGCACGGGCATGGGCGGTCGCTTACGGCGATCCGTGAGTTGATCCAGGCTTCGACGCTCTCTGCGCCTGTCATCCGCACAGCAGTACGGGCGTTTGAGCTGCTGGGCAACTCCGAAGCGCGAATACATAACGTTCCCGTTGAGGAGATTCACTTCCACGAGGTGGGAGCGGTGGACGCAATCGTGGACATTGTCGCCGCGTCTGCGGGGATCCATGCTCTCGGGGCGGATGGGTGGATGGCGTCGCCGGTGAATGTTGGCGGCGGAATGGTGGATTGCGCGCATGGGCGCTTCCCCGTTCCCGCACCGGCTACGGCAGACCTGCTGCGCGGCGTACCTACCTATTCTGCGAACGTGCAGATGGAGTTGGTGACGCCCACTGGTGCCGCTTTGCTACGGGTCTTGATGGAAGAGAAGGGTCTCACCTTCGGCTCGCAGCCGGCGATGACGGTGCACAAGATCGGCTACGGTGCGGGATCGCGCGATCCCAGGGGCTTCCCGAACGTGCTGCGTCTTTCTATCGGTGAGACCGCTGCGACGTCGCATCCTGATCATGGAAAGCATCATGAAGCGGAGACGGTGACGGTGCTCGAGACGGCGCTCGATGATCTGTCGCCGCAGGTGCTGGCGCATGTGGCGGAGATGGCGCTGCAACGAGGCGCTCTGGACGTGATGCTCACCCCGGTGATCATGAAGAAGGGACGCCCTGGAACCTTGCTGACAGTGCTCTGCAATCCTGGCGAAAGCGCCGTGCTCGAGCGTCTTCTGCTGACCGAGACAAGCACCCTGGGCATTCGTGTCCGCGAAGACAAGCGTTCCTGCCTCGACCGGACGTTTACGACGGTTGAGACGGCCTATGGTCCGGTGAAGGTGAAAGTGGGCAGTCTGCAAGGTGAAGCGTTGAACGCCAATCCGGAGTTTGAAGACTGTCGCGCCGCGGCGGCGGCACATGCAGTGCCGGTCAAGCAGGTTCAGCAGGCGGCGATCGCCGCGTATGTGCAGGGACGGAATGGATAA
- the larB gene encoding nickel pincer cofactor biosynthesis protein LarB produces the protein MDKSALLALLSSVERGEITPAAGAERLANLPFEDIGHARIDHHRSLRTGLPEVIYAAGKTPAQVAEIFSRMAEAGSDVLATRVSPEAVTAIQLAVAGTVHYETARIVALRQKPAAKVVERPCIAVLCAGTSDLPVAEEAAVTAEHFGVNALRLYDVGVAGVHRLLAVREQLAQADAVIVCAGMEGALPSVVGGLVGVPVIAVPTSVGYGASFGGVTALLGMLNSCSPNVSVVNIDNGFGAAYSATLIARTARR, from the coding sequence ATGGATAAGTCAGCGCTGCTCGCGTTGCTCTCATCGGTCGAACGCGGGGAAATCACGCCGGCAGCCGGAGCGGAGCGGCTCGCCAATCTGCCGTTCGAAGACATTGGGCACGCGCGGATCGATCACCACAGGAGTCTGCGAACGGGACTGCCCGAAGTTATCTACGCCGCCGGAAAGACACCGGCGCAGGTAGCCGAGATTTTCTCGCGAATGGCGGAGGCGGGCAGCGACGTCCTGGCCACCCGGGTCTCGCCGGAGGCCGTCACCGCCATCCAACTAGCGGTTGCGGGTACGGTTCACTATGAGACCGCACGGATCGTCGCCCTTCGCCAGAAACCAGCAGCGAAGGTGGTTGAACGGCCCTGTATCGCGGTGCTCTGCGCTGGAACCAGCGATCTGCCAGTAGCCGAAGAGGCCGCAGTCACGGCAGAGCACTTCGGGGTGAATGCCCTGCGACTCTATGACGTGGGCGTGGCCGGAGTTCATCGGCTGCTCGCCGTGCGTGAGCAACTGGCACAGGCCGATGCTGTGATCGTCTGTGCGGGGATGGAGGGGGCCCTGCCCTCGGTGGTCGGAGGACTGGTCGGCGTACCGGTAATCGCGGTGCCAACGTCGGTCGGATACGGGGCGAGCTTCGGCGGCGTAACAGCGCTGCTCGGAATGTTGAACTCGTGCTCGCCAAATGTTTCGGTGGTGAATATAGACAATGGGTTTGGCGCGGCATACTCCGCGACTCTGATTGCGCGGACAGCCCGGAGATAG
- the larE gene encoding ATP-dependent sacrificial sulfur transferase LarE, with product MTLTEKSALLDRTLSQLGSVLVAYSGGTDSAYLAWSAHRVLGDNMLAVIADSASLPRAELSAAVDFTKTHKIPTYILHTEELDNADYQRNDSRRCFHCKDELFTRMEKERKRLGYRHIAYGMNLDDKGEFRPGQMAAEQHHAVAPLFTAQLRKFEIRTLARAAELSIAEKPASACLASRIEYGRTVTKENLSQVELAEEILHALGFMQVRVRHHGDLARIEIDRADLPRALSIHVLDQITPAIKDLGFQYVTLDAQGYRSGSMNDMLSASDILSAIR from the coding sequence ATGACTCTGACGGAAAAATCTGCACTCCTCGACAGGACCCTTAGCCAGCTTGGAAGTGTGCTGGTCGCGTACTCCGGCGGCACTGATTCGGCGTATCTGGCATGGAGCGCGCACCGCGTGCTCGGCGACAACATGCTGGCGGTGATTGCAGACTCGGCTTCTCTTCCCCGCGCAGAGCTCTCTGCAGCCGTGGATTTCACAAAGACGCACAAGATTCCGACCTACATCCTGCACACTGAAGAACTGGATAACGCGGATTATCAGCGCAACGATAGCCGCCGGTGCTTTCACTGCAAGGATGAGCTGTTTACGCGCATGGAGAAGGAACGTAAGCGGCTGGGGTATCGACATATCGCCTACGGGATGAACCTTGACGACAAGGGTGAGTTCCGCCCCGGCCAGATGGCCGCAGAGCAGCATCATGCGGTTGCTCCGTTGTTCACGGCGCAGCTTCGCAAATTTGAGATACGCACGCTGGCGCGGGCGGCTGAGTTGTCGATCGCGGAGAAGCCTGCATCGGCCTGCCTCGCTTCGCGCATCGAATACGGCAGGACGGTGACGAAGGAGAATCTTTCGCAGGTGGAGCTTGCGGAGGAGATCCTCCATGCGCTTGGATTTATGCAGGTTCGGGTCCGGCACCATGGCGACCTGGCGCGGATTGAGATCGACCGGGCGGACCTGCCACGTGCCCTGTCGATTCATGTGCTCGACCAGATCACTCCGGCGATCAAGGATCTCGGATTTCAATATGTCACCCTGGACGCGCAGGGATATCGATCTGGATCGATGAACGATATGCTATCGGCGTCGGATATCCTCTCCGCTATTCGATAA
- a CDS encoding alginate lyase family protein: MRDASRRRFCAAGLATATSFALMDGRMYGQTGSSGGIRPDVAAIDHDRILAMADAAMGQPVQPITSIPAKRSPRTANDYYSEPEDYFPADGADAASSALWAHRANTVNPDAFAAHRELVYKLGHVVAALTAAFVITREGRYASRAAEHLRAWFVTPGTRMTPSLQFAQRIPGAASGRPEGVIETVPLAEVARSVRFLAASDALTTADLTAIRKWFAEYATWMNESRTAGLARDMKDQHGSSWLFQSAAYADANVQGLTSDDATLGALRHRFRTMTLRAEITGIGIFPHVVSSPNPFRDCLFNLDLLCLACELMTTRFDNPWEFELQDGPGLRAAVAFHYPAIANRAVWPYPADLAHFKELPGKRISLLLAGRAYRHPEYVDLWRTLQPLPESAAPELLSTLAVTQPLLWFTQPKPPAAPA, from the coding sequence ATGAGAGACGCATCCCGACGAAGGTTTTGCGCGGCCGGTCTTGCCACAGCCACGAGCTTCGCGCTGATGGACGGCCGGATGTATGGGCAGACGGGCTCATCGGGTGGCATCCGCCCCGACGTCGCGGCGATCGATCATGACCGCATTCTGGCCATGGCTGACGCTGCGATGGGGCAGCCGGTTCAGCCGATCACTTCGATCCCGGCAAAGCGTTCGCCTAGGACGGCAAATGATTACTACTCCGAACCGGAGGACTACTTCCCTGCCGACGGGGCCGATGCTGCATCTTCAGCGCTGTGGGCGCACCGAGCGAATACCGTCAACCCCGATGCGTTCGCCGCACATCGGGAACTAGTGTACAAACTGGGCCATGTTGTCGCGGCGCTGACTGCAGCCTTCGTGATCACTCGAGAGGGGCGGTATGCGTCGCGGGCGGCAGAGCATCTTCGAGCTTGGTTCGTTACCCCCGGCACGCGCATGACACCGAGCCTCCAGTTTGCACAACGGATCCCTGGCGCGGCATCGGGGAGGCCAGAGGGCGTCATCGAGACGGTGCCCCTGGCGGAGGTGGCACGGTCGGTGCGATTCCTCGCCGCCAGCGACGCTCTGACTACCGCGGACCTGACGGCGATCCGCAAATGGTTCGCGGAGTATGCGACATGGATGAACGAGTCCCGGACGGCGGGCCTGGCGCGCGACATGAAGGACCAGCATGGAAGTTCGTGGCTCTTCCAGAGTGCGGCTTACGCGGATGCGAATGTGCAGGGGCTGACCTCCGATGATGCCACCCTGGGCGCGCTGCGCCACCGCTTCCGCACGATGACTTTGAGGGCCGAGATCACCGGCATCGGGATCTTTCCTCATGTTGTCTCGTCGCCGAACCCGTTCCGCGACTGCCTCTTCAATCTTGACCTGCTATGCCTGGCTTGCGAGCTAATGACGACGCGCTTCGACAATCCATGGGAGTTTGAGCTGCAGGATGGTCCGGGACTTCGAGCGGCGGTCGCGTTCCACTATCCGGCGATCGCGAACCGAGCGGTGTGGCCTTACCCAGCGGATTTGGCACACTTCAAAGAACTGCCGGGGAAGCGGATCAGTCTTTTGCTGGCTGGGCGGGCGTATCGCCATCCGGAGTATGTCGACCTGTGGCGGACACTACAACCGCTGCCCGAGAGCGCCGCGCCAGAGCTGCTGAGCACCTTAGCCGTGACCCAGCCGTTGCTATGGTTCACTCAGCCGAAACCGCCAGCTGCTCCGGCCTAA